A stretch of the Marasmius oreades isolate 03SP1 chromosome 8, whole genome shotgun sequence genome encodes the following:
- the RVB1 gene encoding RuvB ATP-dependent DNA helicase pontin: MQGNATASSSSSSGPVAHNALPPPSTSSASRSSRIAPHSHIKGLGLNAEGRAAADSAGFIGQNNAREACGVIVELVKSRKFSGRALLLVGAPGTGKTALALAVSHELGSKVPFCPMVGSEVYSTEVKKTEVLAEVFRRAIGLRIKETKEVFEGEVTEMTPTESENPLSGYGKTISRVVIGLKTVKGTKQLSMDPTIYEAMMKEKIVVGDVIYIEKNSGAVKACRPSPHSTASLTYVHCSVLDDLTHTRLRTILSLKRMFPSLRVKYTSGKSSCKMLLWAIWMQPTPALKVARTS, encoded by the exons ATGCAAGGCAACGCAACggcgtcctcgtcctcatcgtcgGGTCCTGTGGCCCACAATGCTCTGCCACCACCTTCAACATCCTCAGCAAGTCGCTCCTCACGTATTGCCCCTCATTCGCACATCAAGGGTCTAGGACTAAACGCCGAAGGTCGCGCTGCAGCCGACAGTGCAGGTTTTATCGGTCAAAATAACGCTCGTGAG GCATGTGGTGTAATCGTAGAACTTGTCAAGTCACGAAAATTCTCTGGACGTGCACTCCTTCTGGTGGGTGCTCCAGGAACAGGAAAAACTGCGTTGGCACTCGCTGTTTCACATGAACTCGGCTCAAAGGTGCCGTTCTGCCCCATGGTTGGATCGGAAGTCTACAGTACGGAAGTAAAGAAGACAGAGGTATTAGCAGAGGTTTTTCGGAGAGCTATAG GTCTTCGGATAAAAGAAACCAAAGAAGTGTTCGAAGGAGAAGTGACCGAAATGACTCCCACCGAGTCTGAAAATCCACTTAGCGGTTATGGCAAAACCATCTCGCGCGTTGTCATTGGACTGAAAACTGTCAAGGGCACGAAACAACTTAGCATGGACCCCACTATATATGAGGCGAtgatgaaagagaagattgTCGTCGGAGATGTGATTTACATCGAAAAAAATTCAGGCGCAGTGAAGGCATGTAGACCTAGCCCTCACTCCACGGCCTCTCTAACATATGTGCATTGTAGCGTGTTGGACGATCTGACGCATACGCGTCTTCGTACGATCTTGAGTCTGAAACGTATGTTCCCCTCCCTAAGGGTGAAGTATACAAGCGGAAAGAGCTCGTGCAAGATGTTACTCTGGGCGATCTGGATGCAGCCAACGCCCGCCCTCAAGGTGGCCAGGACATCATGA
- the PHB2 gene encoding Prohibitin-2, subunit of the prohibitin complex (Phb1p-Phb2p): protein MDPEQMRRFVSQLRKVSGGAPNPGRGFFAGGGLLIVLAAGGFALNASLFNVDGGHRAIKYTRLNGITNHVYGEGTHLIVPWFEKAITFDIRAKPRNIASLTGTKDLQMVNITCRVLSRPSIQTLPTLYRELGQDYDERVLPSIVNEVLKSVVAQFNASQLITQREHVSRLVRANLTERALKFNLVLDDVSITHVAFSPEFTHAVEAKQVAQQTALRAAFLVDQAIQEKQSIIVRAQGEAKSAELISEAMRQNKGFLELRRLEAARDIANVLATSGNRVMLDTQSLLLNVTGDAQEILKSGRK from the exons TGGATCCAGAGCAAATGCGACGATTCGTCTCACAGCTCCGAAAAGTCTCTGGAGGTGCTCCAAATCCTGGAAGAGGTTTCTTTGCTGGAGGTGGACTTCTAATTGTTCTTGCCGCTGGTGGGTTTGCCCTGAACGCAAGCTTGTTCAACG TCGACGGTGGTCATCGTGCTATCAAATACACGCG ATTGAACGGCATAACGAATCATGTTTATGGAGAAGGAACTCATCTTATT GTGCCGTGGTTTGAAAAAGCAATAACGTTCGACATACGTGCTAAACCAAGGAATATAGCAAGCTTAACGGGAACCAAAG ACCTACAAATGGTTAACATTACGTGTCGTGTATTATCTCGACCGTCCATCCAGACCTTACCCACCTTGTACCGAGAACTCGGCCAAGATTATGACGAGAGAGTCCTCCCATCAATTGTCAATGAAGTTTTGAAGAGCGTAGTTGCTCAGTTCAATGCAAGTCAATTGATCACCCAACGTGAACAT GTATCTCGACTCGTACGCGCAAATCTGACTGAAAGAGCATTGAAGTTCAACTTGGTTCTGGACGATGTTTCCATAACACATGTCGCTTTCTCTCCAGAATTCACTCACGCAGTTGAGGCAAAACAG GTTGCGCAACAAACTGCCCTTCGGGCTGCCTTCTTGGTCGACCAAGCAATTCAAGAGAAACAG TCAATCATTGTCAGGGCTCAGGGTGAGGCTAAAAGTGCAGAGCTTATTTCAGAGGCTATGCGCCAGAATAAGGGATTCTTGGAACTTCGTCGACTGGAGGCAGCCCGTGATATCGCCAACGTACTGGCGACTTCTGGGAACCGTGTCATGCTGGATACCCAGAGTCTCTTATTGAATG TCACCGGCGATGCACAAGAAATTCTTAAGAGTGGCAGGAAGTAG
- a CDS encoding uncharacterized protein (BUSCO:EOG09262SMG) has translation MPLNYSKWDQLELSDDSDIEGHPNVDKRSLIRWKQRDIHEKRESRKHKIANLQAQIDCNNVLLPRIREIYENISSPSSSTPTTTYFNSLVEQLEKNPSKDCPPGNDPSKPEHTYDGMILNLLQQVSTKAKQEVQDGSVLESEKQEKLAKALVAGMKFHCEELKKTIDRDAAELDSESKEQKKHITSEDLHDGFSNKYVPPKPAPPPVPGSIDKKTTTTTTVTDIETLNAEPGDTPAIPSTSGASADDDDLLPQLTPTLQAFSKLPLWDYQASFKFIQEHRDVVVPGASDALLVAAFDAQSNGHARYAKLCVHQSLLLQYCDKLGSDGVGIFFKKMVSGDKRAEKVFVDDVNNTYLHLVDRVKKSKEEIAKGKEQIQLVPESKGQEISFNVPSGPPPPEIVLEGPGTEDLDIEEVRKALQLRWDVFSQFPEDVQVALKENSLEKLNLCLADMEIADAERVVQELDLTGILSFASGGIRDATGENEQEGQVESGEPQAAD, from the exons ATGCCCCTCAACTATTCCAAGTGGGATCAACTTGAG CTTTCGGATGACTCTGACATTGAAGGTCACCCTAATGTCGATAAACGATCTCTGATTCG TTGGAAACAACGCGATATTCACGAAAAACGAGAATCTCGGAAACACAAGATTGCCAACCTTCAGGCACAAATCGATTGCAACAACGTTCTACTTCCTCGAATCCGAGAAATATATGAGAACATCAgttctccatcttcctctaCTCCAACAACTACCTACTTCAACTCCCTTGTCGAGCAGTTAGAAAAGAACCCATCAAAAGACTGCCCGCCTGGAAACGATCCATCCAAGCCGGAACACACATATGATGGCATGATTCTGAACTTGCTTCAGCAAGTCAGCACCAAGGCCAAACAGGAAGTTCAGGACGGCTCAGTCCTCGAGAGCGAAAAGCAGGAGAAATTGGCGAAAGCGCTTGTAGCAGGCATGAAATTCCACTGTGAAGAGTTGAAGAAGACAATCGATCGAGATGCTGCGGAATTAGATTCGGAGTCGAAGGAGCAAAAGAAACATATCACAAGTGAAGATTTACACGATGGATTCAGCAACAAG TATGTCCCACCGAAGCCCGCCCCTCCCCCAGTCCCAGGCTCAATCGACAaaaagacgacgacgacgacgacagtgACGGACATAGAAACTTTGAATGCGGAACCAGGCGATACTCCAGCTATTCCTTCCACTTCTGGTGCCTCCGCGGATGATGACGATTTGCTCCCTCAACTCACTCCCACTTTACAAGCCTTTTCCAAGCTCCCACTGTGGGATTATCAAGCATCATTCAAATTCATCCAGGAACACCGTGATGTAGTTGTCCCTGGTGCTTCTGACGCGCTCCTGGTAGCCGCATTCGATGCTCAAAGCAACGGCCATGCGCGTTACGCGAAACTCTGTGTGCATCAGAGTCTTCTTCTGCAATACTGCGATAAACTGGGGTCTGACGGCGTTGGGATTTTCTTCAAAAA GATGGTATCTGGCGATAAACGAGCAGAGAAGGTGTTTGTCGATGATGTCAATAACACCTACCTTCACCTTGTCGACCGAGTTAaaaagtcaaaagaagaaatcgCGAAAGGCAAGGAACAGATTCAACTTGTGCCTGAGTCTAAAGGCCAGGAGATTTCTTTCAATGTACCTTCTGGCCCTCCGCCACCGGAGATTGTTCTCGAAGGCCCCGGAACTGAGGATTTAGATATCGAGGAAGTACGGAAAGCTCTTCAATTACGATGGGATGTTTTCTCGCAGTTCCCGGAGGATGTGCAGGTGGCTCTCAAGGAAAATTCGTTGGAGAAGCTCAACCTGTGCTTGGCTGACATGGAAATCGCGGATGCCGAAAGGGTTGTGCAGGAGCTAGACCTGACTGGTATCTTGAGCTTTGCTTCCGGAGGCATACGTGATGCAACCGGTGAGAATGAACAGGAAGGTCAAGTGGAATCGGGAGAACCACAAGCGGCGGATTGA